Part of the Planococcus plakortidis genome is shown below.
CTGCACAAACCGTTCCGGCATCGCAAAGCGCTCTTCCGATTGTGAATCGAACACTTTTAATTGCAGCGGAATGCCTTTGAATTCCTGGACATGGACATACACTTCGCCGAAATGCTCATCGATCTCGAGTTCTTCTTCGGAGCCATTGCCTTCGCCGAAGACTTTACGCACATCCGCAAGAATGCCTTCCCAGTCGGATTTCGCATTGCGTTCGACTGCGAGGAAATCTGCCACATGGTAGACGCCTTTGACGCCATCGATTTCTAAGATTTGCTGCACTTCTTTCGGCGCGCCTTCTGTTTGGTCTTTCTTGTAATTATGGCTTTTCCCGAACGGCAATTCCTGATCGATGATCACTTTCATCGTATTCGGGCTTGGTGTCGGTTCAATAGCTACTATTTTCAAGATAATCCCTCCTGTGTAAATTACGCTTCTGCCAGTTCCTGCAGATAGCTCCACCGTTCGATCAATTCATCGTACTGGGCGGTGTAGGCATCGATTTGGTTGGTCAATTCCTGCAATTTATCAAAGTCAGACCCAGCTTTGGACATTTCTGCCTCGGTCTGTTCGATCTTCTCTTCCACTTCCGCGATTTTGTCGAGTATGCCGTCATATTCCTTTTTCTCGAGGAAACTCATCTTTTTCTTTTTTTCCGGTGCCTGCGGTGCAGGTTCAACAGCCGGTGCTTCATTTGCCACAGTAACAGCTTGCGGCTCAACTACCGGCTTCTTTTCTTTCAGCCAGTCCGTATAGAGTCCTTGGTACTCGTCGACAGTGCCGCTGCCAAGCGTCCATAGCTTTTTCGCAATTCGGTCAAGGAAAAAGCGGTCATGGGAAATGGTCAAGACGACGCCTGGGAAATTCTCCAAAAAGTCCTCTAAAACAGATAAAGTCTGGATATCCAAATCATTTGTCGGCTCATCGAGCAATAAGATATTCGGTTTTTCCATCAATAATTTCAGTAAGTACAAGCGCTTGCGCTCGCCTCCTGACAATTTGCCGATCAAAGTACCGTGTGCATTCGACGGGAACAGGAATCGTTCAAGCATTTGTGTCGCGGACAAGCGTACGCCTTTTTCCGCTTCAAAATCGCTCGACACTTCCTGGATGTACTCGATCATGCGCTGGGATTCGTCCATTTCCGGCAAACGCTGCGTGAAATGGGCAATCTTGACGGTACTTCCGTAGTCCAACGTGCCGCTTGTCGCTTCCAAGTCGCCAGCGATCAATTTCATAAGTGTCGATTTCCCTGCGCCATTCGGGCCGACGATGCCAATGCGGTCGCCGCCTTGCAAGAGGAAGTCAAACGAATGGAAAATTTCATGGTCGCCGTATGAAACGCCCAAGTTTTCCCCTTCAATAATCTTCTTGCCGAGTCGCTGGCTCTGCATTGATAATTCAAGGCTCGTATTATCGGACGTTGATTGCAGATCTTCCGACAATTGGTCAAAACGCTGGATGCGTGCTTTTTGTTTCGTGCTGCGGGCTTTCGCGCCGCGGCGGATCCATTTTAGCTCCGAGCGGAAACGGTTGTGCATCTTTTGTTTCGTCGCTTCGGCCATTTCTTCTCTAACAGCTTTCGCTTCTAGGTAATCGCCATAGTTTCCTTTATGCGTATACATCGTCTGATCCGCCAATTCAAAGATATGCGTCGAGACAGCATCGAGGAAGTAGCGGTCATGCGTCACGAACAGCATGGCGCTGTTCATGCGCAGAAGCGTTTCCTGCAGCCATTCAGTAGAGCCTGCGTCCAAATGGTTGGTCGGCTCATCCAAAAGGATCAAGTCGGCCGGTTCAATCAAGGCTTTCGCGAGTGCTACTCGTTTGCGCTGGCCCCCAGACAATTCGCTGATCTGCTGGTCGTACATATCGATGCCAAGTTTGGTCAAGGCCGTTTTCGCCAAGGCGTTGATGTCCCAAGCGTTTTCGCGTTCCATGCCTTCCTGGATTTTCATCAATTCTTCCTGCAATTGTTCGG
Proteins encoded:
- a CDS encoding ABC-F family ATP-binding cassette domain-containing protein; the encoded protein is MSHLHITNLSKTVGVKTLFTNVEFSLYPGERAGLIGVNGTGKSTLLSILAGDLESDTMEMDHPKKYRITYLMQEPEFDESLTVLETVFSGDSPLLALNRSYEKALQNMIADSGSEQLQEELMKIQEGMERENAWDINALAKTALTKLGIDMYDQQISELSGGQRKRVALAKALIEPADLILLDEPTNHLDAGSTEWLQETLLRMNSAMLFVTHDRYFLDAVSTHIFELADQTMYTHKGNYGDYLEAKAVREEMAEATKQKMHNRFRSELKWIRRGAKARSTKQKARIQRFDQLSEDLQSTSDNTSLELSMQSQRLGKKIIEGENLGVSYGDHEIFHSFDFLLQGGDRIGIVGPNGAGKSTLMKLIAGDLEATSGTLDYGSTVKIAHFTQRLPEMDESQRMIEYIQEVSSDFEAEKGVRLSATQMLERFLFPSNAHGTLIGKLSGGERKRLYLLKLLMEKPNILLLDEPTNDLDIQTLSVLEDFLENFPGVVLTISHDRFFLDRIAKKLWTLGSGTVDEYQGLYTDWLKEKKPVVEPQAVTVANEAPAVEPAPQAPEKKKKMSFLEKKEYDGILDKIAEVEEKIEQTEAEMSKAGSDFDKLQELTNQIDAYTAQYDELIERWSYLQELAEA